From Spartinivicinus ruber, the proteins below share one genomic window:
- a CDS encoding putative O-glycosylation ligase, exosortase A system-associated: MRDLLVSVIIFAAIPYILMNPHVGIYFSAWIGYMNPHRLGWGFAYNFPFAFIVAIVTILAFLFSKENKKLPVTPVTVVLIVFIVWIGVSTVLAVYPENAWQSYIDVLKIQLLVCLSMILIQSKERIHTLVWVIALSIGFFGIKGGFFSLVTGMQYRVWGPPGSVITGNNELGIALLMVIPLFVYLFSTSSQKWVKRLTLAAIFLCALSVISTFSRGAFLASLCMFGFLWTKSKYKLPIALVGIIGLLVLVPFLPGHWVDRMGSIPVVGKYITQSETGPEIDESGKGRLSAWLMAYNIAKARITGGGFHCWTPENFALYSDPKRVFDAHSIYFEVLGEQGFPGLFLFLLVFLLAWRTGSWIIRHTTDQTNMLWANQLAKMIQVSLVAYATGGAFLGLGYFDLPYHLVCLLVVTQLWVRQELARPVEVSQTSIAKLSTEPPISTQKWPWEK, translated from the coding sequence ATGCGTGACCTACTGGTTTCAGTCATCATATTTGCTGCAATTCCCTATATTCTCATGAATCCCCATGTGGGTATTTATTTTTCCGCATGGATTGGCTATATGAATCCACACCGATTAGGCTGGGGATTCGCTTACAACTTTCCATTTGCGTTTATTGTAGCGATTGTGACCATCCTTGCCTTCTTATTTTCTAAAGAAAATAAGAAGTTGCCAGTTACACCTGTGACAGTCGTATTAATTGTTTTTATTGTTTGGATAGGAGTGAGCACGGTACTTGCTGTATATCCTGAGAATGCCTGGCAAAGCTATATTGATGTCCTCAAAATTCAGCTGTTGGTTTGCCTTTCGATGATTTTGATTCAAAGCAAAGAGAGAATTCATACCTTGGTGTGGGTTATTGCATTATCTATTGGTTTTTTTGGGATAAAAGGAGGCTTTTTTTCTTTGGTTACTGGTATGCAATATCGGGTATGGGGACCACCAGGATCAGTGATTACTGGTAATAATGAATTAGGTATTGCCTTGTTAATGGTTATTCCCTTATTTGTTTATCTTTTTTCAACAAGCAGCCAAAAATGGGTAAAACGACTGACGTTAGCGGCAATATTTCTTTGTGCATTGTCAGTCATCAGCACTTTTTCCAGAGGTGCTTTTTTAGCCTCTTTATGTATGTTTGGTTTCTTATGGACAAAAAGTAAATATAAGCTGCCAATAGCCCTCGTTGGAATTATTGGTCTATTGGTTCTAGTGCCCTTTTTGCCTGGGCACTGGGTTGACCGAATGGGGTCAATTCCTGTGGTAGGGAAATATATTACTCAGTCAGAAACGGGGCCAGAAATAGATGAGTCAGGCAAGGGCCGGCTAAGCGCATGGCTGATGGCTTATAATATTGCTAAAGCGCGAATCACCGGGGGTGGTTTTCATTGTTGGACGCCAGAAAATTTTGCCCTCTATTCAGACCCTAAGAGAGTATTTGATGCCCATAGTATTTATTTTGAAGTGTTAGGCGAACAAGGATTTCCCGGGTTATTTTTGTTCTTGCTGGTGTTTTTGTTAGCCTGGCGAACGGGAAGTTGGATCATTCGTCACACTACTGATCAAACAAACATGCTATGGGCGAATCAGTTGGCTAAAATGATTCAAGTAAGTCTTGTGGCTTATGCAACGGGTGGAGCATTTTTAGGTTTAGGCTATTTTGATTTGCCCTATCATTTGGTTTGCCTGTTAGTTGTAACTCAACTTTGGGTTAGGCAGGAATTAGCGAGGCCAGTTGAAGTGAGTCAGACATCAATAGCAAAGCTGTCAACGGAACCACCAATATCAACACAAAAATGGCCTTGGGAAAAGTAG
- a CDS encoding GNAT family N-acetyltransferase — MDTSLVTGLAAEQLLTNEQFIHQWQQLYNQSPVAFPYQTPTYVNSWWHSYHHNYDLAFSLGYNNNQLVACLPLCIRGNQITAVGNHQTTYQAWLTVPEKQFDFFSALVTDIQQVFPDGQLTLKYLPTVLLTQTLEKDTGLNEHLTVNNYQGRLFNLDKINISQLQSTNGNKKPINQLEKIDELNFTRIKTAEAQIDLLKQLIPVYDFQQGIKNNKLPFSEDPAKLKFYTTLCLEMTNQLHITGIWLDKKLVSVHLGFINKSTVHLGLFCCAPQYHVYSPEKIHLFKLVELLKEEGYDYLDVTLCENPLIEQHSNEQESLIELIYFSNIKHKQRYEKMQQTSATIRRSGGHMGFTPERYHSLLSLPHKFTSSKALKTVIEQYYCDIELKIYRLKSQPNISDDPNSHFTFNTFNLTDLTEFYSDLTSQDRQQFLTECRKRLANGDIPYSYTDNHKLLANGWLIPNTRQAYFSEVKQGIHLPENSAVLYDICTIPTANSQALHQACIQQQIHDAFTLYGAKQVFTVVRADNTTSRHVIEKNNFEYVGSLHYQHHFNNETKSQQLPDYLTLAS, encoded by the coding sequence ATGGATACCTCTCTCGTTACGGGACTCGCTGCAGAGCAACTGCTGACAAACGAGCAGTTTATTCATCAGTGGCAACAGTTATATAATCAGTCACCAGTTGCCTTTCCGTATCAAACCCCTACTTATGTTAATAGCTGGTGGCACTCTTATCACCATAATTATGACCTGGCTTTTTCACTGGGATATAACAACAATCAACTCGTTGCTTGTCTTCCCCTTTGTATTAGGGGCAACCAGATTACTGCAGTGGGTAATCATCAAACCACCTATCAAGCCTGGTTAACAGTTCCAGAGAAACAGTTTGATTTCTTCTCTGCGTTAGTAACAGATATACAGCAGGTATTTCCCGATGGCCAGTTAACATTAAAATACCTACCTACAGTGTTACTTACACAGACATTAGAAAAAGATACAGGCCTCAACGAGCATTTAACAGTTAACAATTACCAAGGTAGGCTCTTTAATTTAGATAAAATTAATATTAGTCAATTGCAATCAACTAATGGTAATAAAAAGCCAATTAATCAACTAGAGAAAATAGATGAATTAAACTTTACTCGAATCAAAACAGCTGAAGCGCAAATTGACTTACTAAAACAACTGATTCCTGTTTATGATTTTCAGCAGGGGATCAAAAATAACAAGCTTCCTTTCTCTGAAGACCCTGCCAAACTCAAGTTCTATACAACGCTTTGTCTAGAGATGACTAACCAACTCCATATTACAGGAATTTGGTTAGATAAAAAATTAGTATCTGTACACTTAGGTTTTATCAACAAAAGTACTGTCCACTTAGGACTTTTCTGCTGCGCCCCCCAATATCATGTTTACTCACCAGAGAAAATTCACCTGTTCAAGCTAGTTGAGCTATTAAAAGAAGAAGGTTATGACTATCTGGATGTCACGTTATGTGAAAACCCACTAATTGAGCAACATAGCAATGAGCAAGAGAGCCTAATTGAGCTTATTTATTTTAGCAATATAAAACACAAGCAACGATACGAAAAAATGCAGCAAACCTCTGCTACTATTAGACGTTCTGGTGGACACATGGGATTTACGCCTGAGCGTTATCATAGTCTTCTTTCTCTCCCCCATAAATTCACATCAAGCAAAGCACTAAAAACTGTAATTGAGCAATATTACTGCGACATTGAGCTAAAAATTTACCGACTTAAAAGCCAGCCCAATATTAGTGATGATCCAAACAGCCACTTTACTTTTAATACATTTAACTTAACAGACCTAACTGAGTTTTACTCCGATCTTACTAGTCAAGACCGTCAACAATTTCTAACTGAGTGTCGCAAGCGACTAGCTAATGGGGATATTCCCTATAGTTACACTGATAACCATAAGCTACTAGCTAATGGTTGGTTAATTCCTAATACTAGGCAAGCTTATTTTAGTGAGGTTAAACAAGGTATCCACCTACCTGAAAATAGCGCCGTTTTATATGATATTTGCACTATCCCAACCGCAAATAGTCAAGCACTACATCAGGCCTGTATACAACAACAGATTCATGACGCTTTTACTCTGTACGGAGCAAAACAAGTTTTTACTGTGGTAAGGGCAGATAACACTACCTCTCGACATGTAATTGAAAAAAATAATTTCGAATATGTTGGCTCATTGCACTACCAGCATCATTTCAATAATGAAACTAAATCCCAACAACTGCCAGACTATTTAACATTGGCTAGCTGA
- a CDS encoding TIGR04063 family PEP-CTERM/XrtA system glycosyltransferase encodes MMRVLHVLDHSIPLHSGYTFRTRSILLHQRQLGWETFHLTSPKQGAVPRLKETVDGLDFYRTPPLPGWLNKMPVANQLAIIPTLAKRIQQVAMEVKPDLIHAHSPALNGAAAWLAGKKLNIPIVYEVRAFWEDAAVDHGTSVEGGLRYQLTRALETFVLKRVQGLTTICEGLKTEMAGRSQNLVPVTVIPNAVDTERFQPLLEKQQAIVTKHQLQDKLVLGFIGSFYAYEGLDTLINAMPELASAIPNSCLLLVGGGPEEAKLKAMVANNPVKDKIIMVGRVPHDQVQDYYSVVDLFVYPRKSMRLTELVTPLKPLEAMAQHKLVVASDVGGHRELIQHGHNGLLFKKGDVSDLVAKVKAIQANREQWQQILQNGRRYVETERTWERSVSYYQGVYQQALAHMS; translated from the coding sequence ATGATGCGTGTGTTACATGTTCTTGATCATTCAATCCCCTTACACAGTGGTTATACTTTTCGGACCCGCTCTATTTTGCTCCATCAGCGGCAGTTAGGATGGGAGACCTTTCATTTAACTAGTCCTAAGCAAGGTGCAGTACCACGATTGAAGGAGACAGTTGACGGGTTAGATTTTTATCGCACTCCGCCACTACCTGGTTGGTTGAATAAAATGCCAGTGGCTAACCAGCTAGCCATTATTCCTACACTGGCAAAGCGTATTCAGCAAGTTGCTATGGAAGTAAAGCCTGACTTAATACATGCCCATTCCCCAGCATTAAATGGAGCAGCAGCTTGGTTGGCAGGTAAAAAGTTAAATATTCCTATAGTCTATGAAGTAAGAGCTTTTTGGGAAGATGCTGCTGTTGATCATGGTACTTCTGTGGAAGGTGGTTTGAGGTATCAATTAACCCGAGCATTAGAAACTTTCGTATTAAAACGGGTGCAGGGGCTAACCACCATTTGTGAAGGATTGAAAACGGAAATGGCTGGACGAAGCCAAAATTTAGTACCGGTGACAGTCATTCCCAATGCTGTTGATACGGAAAGGTTTCAGCCATTACTTGAGAAACAGCAAGCAATTGTCACTAAACATCAGTTGCAGGATAAGTTGGTATTAGGTTTTATCGGGTCTTTTTACGCTTATGAGGGGCTCGATACTTTGATTAATGCTATGCCAGAACTGGCTTCAGCAATCCCCAATAGTTGTTTATTGTTAGTCGGAGGGGGCCCCGAGGAAGCTAAGTTAAAGGCAATGGTGGCCAATAACCCAGTAAAAGATAAAATAATCATGGTTGGCCGAGTACCTCATGATCAGGTACAAGACTATTACAGTGTAGTGGATCTATTTGTTTATCCACGAAAGTCTATGCGTTTAACTGAGCTAGTCACGCCCTTGAAGCCGCTTGAAGCAATGGCTCAACATAAGTTGGTGGTAGCATCTGATGTAGGGGGGCATCGGGAGTTAATTCAGCATGGCCATAATGGTTTGCTGTTTAAAAAAGGTGATGTGAGTGATCTAGTGGCAAAAGTGAAAGCCATTCAGGCTAACCGAGAACAATGGCAACAAATATTACAAAATGGACGGCGCTATGTGGAAACAGAGCGCACCTGGGAGCGCAGTGTGAGTTATTATCAGGGTGTTTATCAGCAAGCGTTGGCACATATGAGCTAA
- a CDS encoding glycosyltransferase family 4 protein has product MNILVFTALYPNELQHRHGVFVENRTRQYVMNTGNQVTVVAPVPWFPLSHSCFGQYAIYNKIPDEEIRYGVKVYHPRYVNIPKIGMNIQPNLMFTSMKRFIKQLMASGLQFDVIDAHYFYPDGVVAAWLGKYFNKPVVISARGQDISYIPQYEKPRKLIQQAAKQASYLIAVCDALKQQMLSLAIDTPIDVLLNGVDLQLFQQLENRQQIRQQLGLNQFTLISVGNMIELKGHHLVIEALTKLPDVQLILIGEGPEKVKYQKLANRLGVSERITFLGNLQQKQLVDYYNAADVLTLISRREGCPNVLLESMACGNPVIANNVGGVSELVKSPVAGTLLKERSVAAIVGAVQAQQHSPVIRASVRAYAEQFSWSQVSAAQQAIFEQVVNGY; this is encoded by the coding sequence ATGAACATACTGGTATTTACGGCCCTTTACCCGAATGAACTACAACATCGTCATGGGGTTTTTGTCGAAAACCGCACTCGGCAGTATGTGATGAATACAGGTAATCAAGTAACCGTAGTGGCACCGGTGCCTTGGTTTCCACTTTCTCATTCTTGTTTTGGTCAATACGCTATTTATAACAAAATTCCTGACGAAGAAATCCGTTACGGCGTTAAGGTTTATCACCCACGCTATGTCAATATTCCTAAAATAGGCATGAATATTCAGCCTAACTTAATGTTTACGTCAATGAAACGCTTTATAAAGCAGTTGATGGCGAGTGGGCTACAGTTTGATGTTATTGATGCCCATTATTTTTACCCGGATGGAGTAGTGGCTGCTTGGTTAGGAAAGTACTTTAATAAACCTGTCGTTATTTCTGCCCGTGGTCAGGATATTAGTTATATTCCACAATATGAAAAGCCGCGGAAGCTAATACAGCAGGCGGCGAAACAAGCGAGCTACTTAATTGCTGTGTGTGACGCGTTAAAACAACAAATGTTATCACTAGCCATTGATACCCCGATTGATGTGCTGTTGAATGGGGTAGATTTGCAGTTATTTCAGCAACTGGAAAACCGCCAGCAGATTCGCCAGCAGTTAGGGCTAAATCAATTTACATTGATTTCTGTGGGGAATATGATTGAGTTAAAGGGACATCATCTAGTAATAGAAGCATTAACAAAACTGCCTGACGTGCAGCTGATATTGATTGGCGAAGGGCCTGAAAAAGTAAAATATCAGAAGCTTGCCAATAGGTTAGGAGTATCTGAACGGATAACGTTTTTGGGGAATTTACAGCAAAAGCAGCTGGTAGATTACTATAATGCGGCTGATGTATTAACACTGATTTCACGACGAGAAGGGTGCCCTAATGTATTATTAGAGTCTATGGCTTGCGGTAACCCGGTAATTGCTAATAATGTGGGGGGAGTGAGTGAATTAGTTAAGAGTCCTGTAGCTGGTACTTTATTAAAAGAGCGTTCAGTTGCTGCTATTGTTGGAGCTGTTCAAGCACAGCAGCACTCCCCTGTAATAAGAGCATCAGTGCGAGCATATGCGGAACAATTTAGCTGGTCCCAAGTCAGTGCTGCACAACAGGCTATTTTTGAGCAAGTGGTTAATGGGTACTAG
- a CDS encoding polysaccharide deacetylase family protein gives MNKLHYLHTLKRLGAFQLTKPFAKNKLLILCYHAFELRDECLFRPALFQKQTTFRKRLELLLSAGYRVLPLDDAINLLQNNQLKGLNAVITIDDGFQSVYQLAYPVLKTFNLPATVYVTSYFQTKQTPVFELAVQYMFWRSKRSSFNLTNIKTLLSDNTINLSTHPRELMHQLIKLGNQSEHNEFRETLAEAIGFMLDENYQSIRDEKLFTLMTDNQLTNTLNGLIDLQLHTHRHRLPLSKEGTIREINDNRESLTKLNAGHLNHFCYPSGEWDRQHWSWLQQAGIASATTCKPGFVNGRSQLLALDRILDGENLAAIQFEAELYGVGELARKIKKLANHSIGHVKWNRRALGHEVASNR, from the coding sequence ATGAATAAGTTACATTATTTACATACATTGAAGCGTTTAGGAGCATTTCAGCTCACTAAGCCATTTGCCAAAAATAAATTATTAATTTTATGTTACCATGCATTTGAGCTAAGAGATGAATGCCTGTTTCGTCCTGCGCTTTTCCAAAAACAAACCACTTTTCGTAAACGACTGGAGCTACTATTATCAGCCGGTTATCGCGTTTTACCCCTTGATGATGCCATTAACCTGTTACAAAACAATCAACTCAAAGGGTTAAATGCCGTTATTACCATTGACGACGGCTTTCAAAGTGTTTACCAACTTGCTTACCCGGTGTTAAAAACCTTTAATTTACCAGCTACAGTTTATGTCACCAGCTATTTTCAAACAAAACAAACGCCAGTGTTTGAGCTGGCTGTGCAATATATGTTTTGGCGAAGTAAACGCTCATCTTTTAATTTAACTAACATCAAAACGCTACTTTCCGATAATACCATTAACCTTAGCACTCACCCTCGAGAGTTAATGCATCAACTTATTAAACTCGGTAATCAATCAGAACATAATGAATTTAGAGAAACATTAGCTGAAGCTATTGGGTTTATGTTAGATGAAAATTACCAAAGCATTCGAGATGAAAAGTTATTTACATTAATGACCGATAACCAACTTACGAATACCTTAAATGGATTAATTGACTTACAGTTACACACTCATCGCCACCGCCTCCCTCTTTCTAAAGAGGGAACTATTAGAGAAATTAATGATAACAGGGAATCACTAACCAAACTTAACGCAGGTCATTTAAACCACTTTTGCTACCCCAGTGGAGAATGGGACAGACAACACTGGAGCTGGTTACAACAAGCCGGTATTGCCAGTGCTACTACTTGTAAACCCGGTTTTGTTAATGGACGTAGTCAATTATTGGCACTTGACCGAATATTAGATGGAGAGAATTTAGCAGCAATACAGTTTGAGGCTGAATTATATGGAGTTGGAGAGTTAGCAAGGAAAATAAAAAAATTAGCTAACCATAGTATTGGCCATGTGAAATGGAATCGCCGGGCACTAGGTCATGAAGTGGCCAGTAATAGGTAA